A stretch of Argiope bruennichi chromosome 10, qqArgBrue1.1, whole genome shotgun sequence DNA encodes these proteins:
- the LOC129988908 gene encoding cyclin-dependent kinase inhibitor 1B-like, with the protein MCTVQVLLFADVMGRTNSVQGVRSGAGVCRRLFANDPSERADPSVFLKRMEDQLRQRDKERWNFDFQTETPLAGRYQWMPVSAPAPKKDKTIAVAEASPAQSTSSSMQASKRKRSNTSTQPKITEFMTKRKRSSSEEGTAHKLKVRRLSRTSSSSDHLIATTRPR; encoded by the exons ATGTGCACTGTTCAAGTGCTGCTGTTCGCCGATGTTATGGGGCGCACGAATTCAGTTCAAGGTGTTCGTTCCGGGGCGGGGGTGTGCCGGCGGCTGTTCGCAAACGATCCGTCGGAGCGGGCCGACCCTTCCGTTTTTCTGAAGCGTATGGAGGATCAGCTTCGACAGAGGGACAAGGAAAGGTGGAACTTCGATTTCCAGACAGAAACGCCCTTAGCGGGGCGGTATCAGTGGATGCCCGTCAGCGCCCCGGCACCGAAGAAGGACAAAACAATTGCGGTAGCGGAGGCTAGTCCTGCGCAATCTACTTCTAGTTCGATGCAGGCATCGAAAAGAAAAAGGAGCAATACTTCAACTCAACCCAAAATAACAG AGTTCATGACAAAAAGAAAGCGTTCGAGTTCAGAAGAAGGTACAGCGCACAAATTGAAGGTTCGTCGTTTGAGCAGAACCAGCAGCAGTAGCGACCACCTCATAGCCACCACGAGGCCGAGGTAG